A part of Sedimentibacter sp. MB31-C6 genomic DNA contains:
- a CDS encoding arginine repressor produces MKKYTRQSKILELISKKEVETQEELADGLKSLGIDVTQATISRDIKELRLVKVMSKSGKYKYATIGQSQEGITDRLNKIFENSVVNIDSAVNLIIIKTIPGAAQICASAIDYMGIDEIVGTLAGDDTVFVAIKQVSDVEYVLQEFKKNIR; encoded by the coding sequence ATAAAAAAGTACACGAGACAATCTAAAATTTTAGAACTGATATCAAAAAAAGAAGTGGAAACACAGGAAGAATTAGCTGATGGATTAAAATCCTTAGGCATTGATGTTACTCAAGCAACTATTTCAAGAGATATAAAAGAACTCAGATTAGTTAAAGTAATGTCTAAAAGTGGAAAATACAAATATGCAACAATTGGACAAAGCCAAGAAGGAATTACTGACAGATTAAATAAAATATTTGAAAATTCTGTTGTAAATATTGATTCGGCCGTTAATTTAATAATTATTAAAACAATACCAGGAGCTGCACAAATATGTGCATCTGCAATTGATTATATGGGTATTGATGAAATAGTAGGAACTTTAGCAGGTGATGATACTGTTTTTGTTGCTATTAAACAAGTAAGTGATGTAGAATATGTATTACAGGAATTTAAGAAGAATATAAGATAA
- the recN gene encoding DNA repair protein RecN: MLLKLNISNFAVFEKESIDFENGFNVFTGETGSGKSILIEALSLILGERASKDFIRKGKKSSLLEAIFDISQNKNLENFLDLINIEIDDNDFLIISREIMDNGKSINKINGRTVPLNTIKEIGSYLIDIYGQFDNESLFKKENHIKMLDSLIDRDLSPLNDKYKYLYKSYNKKCEEIKYIQEKLINKDIKIEQLQYELNEIDDANIQQFEEEKLLNEIKKLSNVQEIKTSLYEVYNILSSDSNSSVNSLNKVYSILNKVKNFDDGLHDLFPRLELLIEELQSLIYDIRNYSEGLDVDDERLLTIENRISLINRLKRKYGFNLEKILEYRNSVEKELNIIKDAEKNLNELNIEKEQLFKSIKTCADKISNKRKDAAIILEKNLLKELHDLNMKNIKFKVNIIKKPDFSPDGIDSVEFLISTNIGSDLNSVQKVVSGGEASRIMLAFKKISCETDNSQTMVFDEIDAGISGKTAQMAGIKMNYISKNHQVICVTHSPQIASIAKKHFLIEKGISENNTFSTVKRIYNKDKIYEIARLLSGMKVTEKSLSNAKELIEISDNM; this comes from the coding sequence ATGCTGCTTAAATTAAATATTAGCAATTTTGCTGTATTTGAAAAAGAGTCCATTGATTTTGAAAATGGATTTAATGTTTTTACTGGAGAAACTGGTTCTGGAAAATCTATTTTAATTGAAGCACTGTCTCTTATATTAGGAGAGAGAGCATCAAAAGATTTTATTAGAAAAGGAAAAAAAAGCTCGCTATTAGAGGCTATTTTTGATATTTCACAAAATAAAAACCTTGAAAATTTTTTAGATTTGATAAATATAGAAATTGATGATAATGACTTTTTAATAATTTCTAGAGAAATAATGGATAATGGGAAAAGCATTAATAAAATAAATGGAAGAACTGTTCCATTAAATACAATAAAAGAAATTGGCAGCTATTTAATTGACATATATGGTCAATTTGACAATGAAAGTTTATTTAAAAAAGAAAATCATATTAAAATGTTAGATAGCTTAATAGATAGGGATTTAAGTCCACTTAATGATAAGTATAAATACTTGTATAAAAGTTATAATAAAAAATGTGAAGAAATAAAATATATTCAAGAAAAACTAATCAATAAAGATATAAAAATAGAGCAACTTCAATATGAATTAAATGAAATTGATGATGCAAATATACAGCAGTTTGAAGAAGAAAAATTACTTAATGAAATTAAAAAACTTTCGAATGTACAAGAAATTAAAACTTCTCTATACGAAGTTTATAATATTTTAAGTTCGGATAGTAATTCATCTGTTAACAGCTTAAACAAAGTATACAGTATTTTAAATAAAGTCAAAAATTTTGATGATGGATTACATGACTTATTCCCAAGATTGGAACTTTTAATAGAAGAGTTACAATCATTAATATACGATATACGAAATTATTCTGAAGGTCTTGATGTAGATGATGAACGTCTATTAACTATAGAAAACAGAATTTCTCTTATTAATAGACTTAAAAGAAAATATGGATTTAATTTAGAAAAAATTTTAGAATATAGAAATTCTGTAGAAAAAGAACTAAATATAATTAAAGATGCTGAAAAAAATTTAAATGAATTAAATATAGAAAAAGAACAATTATTTAAATCAATAAAAACATGTGCAGATAAAATTTCTAATAAAAGAAAAGATGCCGCAATTATTTTGGAAAAAAATTTGCTAAAAGAGCTACATGATTTAAATATGAAAAATATTAAATTTAAAGTTAATATAATTAAAAAACCAGATTTTTCACCTGATGGAATAGATTCAGTAGAATTTTTGATATCAACCAATATTGGTAGTGATTTAAATTCAGTACAAAAGGTAGTATCAGGTGGAGAAGCATCTAGAATTATGTTAGCTTTTAAAAAAATAAGCTGTGAAACCGATAATAGTCAAACTATGGTTTTTGATGAAATAGATGCTGGAATAAGTGGTAAAACAGCTCAAATGGCGGGCATAAAGATGAATTACATATCAAAAAATCATCAAGTAATTTGTGTAACTCATTCACCTCAAATAGCATCAATAGCAAAAAAGCATTTTCTAATTGAAAAAGGCATTTCTGAAAATAACACTTTCAGCACTGTGAAAAGAATTTATAATAAAGATAAAATATATGAAATTGCACGATTGTTAAGCGGCATGAAGGTAACTGAAAAATCTTTAAGCAATGCGAAGGAATTAATTGAGATTAGCGACAATATGTAA
- the spoIVB gene encoding SpoIVB peptidase, whose amino-acid sequence MKHAKRVLFFIFFITVLFIAVFFGYDLKTNPYKFLTKNNDLVVEAEAKYIIPGGQTIGVELKTEGILVVGLADIVNTDKVSTSPAKLAGMQIGDKILSIDSIRFEDAEDIIKYTESKGIKDYSITYEREGKIYNCNITPVQIYKSNEIKFGFWARDDIAGIGTVTFVDPETGRFSAIGHGIADADTGKLIDIKTGVISKANITSIKLGKKGEPGEIIGYILRDEKSLGTVENNTNFGVYGNINKNGMNYFKNDLIEVGSKEEMTLGPAEIYSCVNNETKIYNIEVTKIFYQNKPDEKSFVIKIVDDELLGLTNGIIQGMSGCPVVQNNKIVGAVTHVFMNDPTKGYGIYIEWIFNEFNSNEKLEI is encoded by the coding sequence ATGAAACACGCTAAAAGAGTTTTATTCTTTATTTTTTTTATTACAGTATTATTTATAGCTGTTTTTTTTGGTTATGATTTAAAAACCAATCCATATAAATTTCTAACTAAAAATAATGATTTGGTTGTTGAAGCTGAAGCAAAATATATAATTCCAGGTGGTCAAACTATAGGTGTTGAATTAAAAACAGAAGGTATTTTAGTGGTAGGATTAGCTGATATAGTAAATACTGATAAAGTTTCTACTTCACCAGCAAAATTGGCTGGTATGCAAATTGGAGATAAGATTTTAAGTATTGATTCTATTAGATTTGAAGATGCAGAAGATATTATAAAATATACTGAAAGTAAAGGAATTAAAGATTATTCAATAACATATGAAAGAGAGGGTAAAATATACAATTGTAATATTACACCTGTGCAAATATATAAAAGCAATGAAATAAAGTTTGGATTTTGGGCCAGAGATGATATTGCAGGAATTGGTACGGTAACATTTGTAGATCCTGAAACAGGTAGATTTAGTGCAATTGGACATGGAATAGCTGATGCAGATACAGGTAAATTAATAGACATAAAAACAGGAGTAATTTCAAAAGCAAATATAACAAGTATAAAGTTAGGCAAAAAAGGTGAACCGGGTGAAATTATTGGTTATATATTAAGAGACGAAAAAAGTCTTGGAACCGTAGAAAATAACACAAATTTTGGTGTTTATGGAAATATTAATAAAAATGGTATGAATTATTTTAAAAATGACTTAATTGAAGTTGGATCAAAAGAGGAAATGACTTTAGGTCCAGCAGAAATATATTCCTGCGTTAATAATGAAACTAAAATATATAATATAGAAGTTACTAAAATATTTTATCAAAATAAACCTGATGAAAAAAGTTTTGTGATAAAAATAGTAGATGATGAACTCTTAGGGTTAACTAATGGTATAATTCAAGGAATGAGTGGTTGTCCTGTGGTTCAAAATAATAAAATTGTTGGAGCTGTTACACATGTTTTTATGAATGATCCTACAAAGGGATATGGTATATATATAGAGTGGATTTTTAATGAATTTAATAGTAATGAAAAGCTTGAAATATAA
- the spo0A gene encoding sporulation transcription factor Spo0A produces the protein MIKKVNVVIADDNKEFRLILKDFLMSKNMFDVVEMAEDGIKAIEAVEEYEPDILILDIIMPHLDGLGVLEKLHKKELKKYPKVIVLSAVGHDKVTQRAINMGVDYYIVKPFNFESFAERLIQISEFETSRVQSKNQEIAYKEKVSAEVSLEVKITEILHEVGVPAHIKGYQYLRTSILDVVNNIDLLGAITKELYPMIAKEYNTTSSRVERAIRHAIEVAWTRGKIETINNIFGYTIHNNKGKPTNSEFIAMIADKLRLEQKVS, from the coding sequence ATGATAAAAAAGGTTAATGTTGTAATTGCGGACGACAATAAAGAGTTTAGACTTATTTTAAAGGATTTCTTGATGAGCAAAAATATGTTTGATGTTGTAGAAATGGCAGAAGACGGAATAAAAGCCATTGAGGCTGTAGAGGAATATGAGCCAGATATATTAATATTAGACATTATAATGCCTCATCTAGATGGATTGGGGGTGTTAGAAAAACTACACAAAAAGGAATTGAAAAAATATCCGAAAGTAATAGTTTTATCAGCTGTTGGACATGATAAGGTTACACAAAGAGCAATTAATATGGGAGTAGATTATTATATAGTAAAACCATTTAATTTTGAATCATTCGCAGAAAGATTGATTCAGATATCTGAATTTGAAACATCGAGAGTTCAAAGTAAAAATCAAGAAATAGCATATAAGGAAAAAGTTAGTGCAGAAGTTAGTTTAGAAGTTAAAATAACTGAAATTTTGCATGAAGTTGGAGTTCCAGCTCACATTAAAGGTTATCAGTACCTGAGAACATCTATCCTTGATGTAGTTAATAATATTGATTTATTAGGTGCCATAACAAAGGAATTATATCCTATGATTGCTAAAGAATATAATACAACATCTAGTAGAGTTGAAAGAGCAATTCGCCATGCTATAGAAGTTGCTTGGACTAGAGGTAAAATTGAAACTATTAACAACATATTTGGATATACAATTCACAACAATAAAGGTAAACCAACTAATTCAGAGTTTATAGCAATGATAGCTGATAAACTTAGATTAGAACAAAAGGTATCTTAA
- a CDS encoding NUDIX hydrolase, with amino-acid sequence MLNKEITVKSEKIFEGKILNLRIDTVELENQKYAKREIVEHKGASAIIALTEKNEIILVRQYRKAVEDFLYELPAGIINLAEEPEECAARELREETGFEAKKITKVFEFYSSPGFSNEKVHLYMAEDLTYVSTKFDEDEFIEISTFSKEEARKMLETNSITDSKTLLGLLYWLNS; translated from the coding sequence ATTTTGAATAAAGAAATAACTGTAAAAAGCGAAAAAATTTTTGAAGGAAAAATACTTAACTTAAGAATTGATACAGTTGAACTAGAAAATCAAAAATATGCAAAAAGAGAAATAGTTGAACATAAGGGAGCCTCTGCTATAATTGCATTAACTGAAAAGAATGAGATAATTTTAGTTCGACAATATAGAAAAGCTGTAGAAGACTTTTTATATGAATTGCCGGCAGGCATAATCAACTTAGCAGAAGAACCAGAGGAATGTGCAGCACGAGAACTGAGGGAAGAAACAGGTTTTGAAGCTAAAAAAATTACAAAAGTCTTTGAATTTTATTCTTCACCTGGGTTTTCAAATGAAAAAGTTCATTTGTACATGGCAGAGGATTTAACATATGTATCAACTAAATTTGATGAAGATGAATTTATTGAAATATCAACATTTAGTAAAGAAGAAGCAAGGAAAATGTTAGAGACCAATAGTATTACTGATAGCAAGACTTTATTAGGATTATTATATTGGTTAAATTCATGA
- a CDS encoding tyrosine-type recombinase/integrase: protein MNNYIEIYKRYLNSKNLSVNTVSSYIYDLKSFNNYLENNYYIEIINTKKAQILTYLVDLQKQGKSSSTIARTISALKNFFNYLKMEKIIIENPAMSIHSPKQVKKIPSILSENEINILMNLPDINTFKGSRDNAILELLYSSGIKVTELININTKDVNLNAGIITIKGAKERILPLSKYSKKAIINYINNFRNNKCKEDNDFLFINIYGGSISRQGIWKTLKFYEKQMDLNKELSPQVLRNSFAVHLISHGADLCTVQDLLGLTSLGATQNYMQNIEYKSLEVFERTFPRA, encoded by the coding sequence ATGAATAATTATATTGAAATTTACAAAAGATATCTAAATTCTAAGAATTTAAGCGTGAATACTGTGAGTTCATATATCTATGATCTGAAAAGTTTTAACAACTATTTAGAAAATAATTATTATATCGAAATTATTAATACAAAAAAAGCACAAATATTAACTTACCTTGTTGATTTACAGAAACAAGGTAAAAGCTCATCAACTATTGCAAGAACAATTTCTGCATTGAAAAATTTTTTTAATTATTTAAAGATGGAGAAAATTATTATTGAAAATCCTGCTATGAGTATACATAGCCCTAAACAAGTTAAGAAAATACCATCTATTTTGTCCGAGAATGAAATAAACATTTTGATGAATCTACCAGATATAAACACTTTTAAAGGAAGTAGAGACAATGCTATATTGGAACTTTTGTATTCATCAGGTATTAAAGTTACAGAATTAATAAACATCAATACTAAAGATGTAAATTTAAATGCAGGAATAATTACTATAAAAGGTGCTAAAGAACGTATACTTCCATTAAGCAAATATTCAAAGAAAGCCATTATTAATTACATAAACAATTTTAGAAATAATAAATGTAAAGAAGATAATGATTTCTTATTTATTAATATATATGGAGGTTCTATTTCTCGTCAAGGAATTTGGAAAACACTGAAATTTTATGAAAAGCAAATGGATTTGAATAAAGAATTATCTCCACAAGTATTGAGAAATTCTTTTGCCGTTCATTTGATTTCCCACGGAGCAGATCTTTGCACTGTACAAGATCTACTTGGTTTAACAAGTTTAGGGGCAACACAGAATTATATGCAAAACATAGAATATAAATCACTTGAAGTTTTTGAAAGAACATTTCCAAGAGCATAG
- a CDS encoding stage III sporulation protein AE: protein MKRVILIVLDSVGIGELPDAAQYGDIGSNTVKNIYKNIDGFALPNLEKLGLLNIEGLKEIKKADEFDATVGRCNEKSNGKDTTTGHWEISGIVLDKPFPTYPNGFPDEIIKVVFFSVIVIFTIILKDVLSLKNMLNNDFARFKTITEDINAIFLAAMLTFGKLSILQFFQTYLNYIIGITTQFIYSFTDIITLIMISIILINNSSKLINAKLLYKFLKKGTLLILSGYIIIVVINFSVQGYILYKTDNIFISSIKALSPSSIPVVGNAVTSFFGVFLKSLLMIKDVLGIIVIIFIISAFGGSLIKMILVLIMYKSTAVIVEPFNDNISKLIYEMADIFFIYLICLITPIVITTVYYSVLLNFMNNIFG from the coding sequence ATAAAAAGAGTAATTTTAATAGTTTTAGACAGTGTCGGTATAGGAGAATTGCCAGATGCTGCCCAATATGGTGATATCGGTAGCAATACAGTAAAAAATATTTATAAAAATATAGACGGTTTTGCTTTACCTAATTTAGAAAAATTAGGGCTTTTAAATATCGAAGGTCTAAAAGAAATAAAAAAAGCTGATGAATTTGACGCAACAGTTGGCAGATGTAATGAGAAATCAAATGGAAAGGATACAACTACGGGTCATTGGGAAATTAGTGGTATAGTATTAGACAAACCATTCCCTACATACCCTAATGGTTTTCCTGATGAAATAATTAAAGTTGTGTTTTTTTCAGTTATAGTAATATTTACAATAATACTTAAGGATGTATTATCGCTTAAAAATATGCTTAATAATGATTTTGCCAGATTTAAAACTATAACAGAGGATATTAATGCTATATTTTTAGCAGCGATGCTTACCTTCGGCAAGTTAAGTATATTGCAATTTTTTCAAACATATTTGAATTATATAATTGGTATAACAACTCAATTTATATATAGCTTTACAGATATTATAACGCTGATTATGATTTCAATTATTTTAATTAATAATTCAAGTAAATTAATTAATGCAAAGTTGCTTTACAAATTTTTAAAAAAGGGAACATTATTAATTTTGTCAGGTTATATTATTATTGTAGTCATAAATTTTTCTGTACAAGGATATATATTATATAAAACAGATAATATTTTTATAAGTTCTATAAAAGCTTTATCTCCTTCATCAATTCCTGTTGTTGGAAACGCAGTTACTAGTTTTTTTGGAGTTTTCCTTAAAAGTTTACTGATGATTAAGGATGTTTTAGGAATAATAGTCATTATATTTATTATTTCTGCTTTCGGAGGATCACTAATTAAAATGATATTAGTTTTAATTATGTATAAATCTACAGCAGTAATTGTTGAACCTTTTAATGATAATATATCCAAGCTCATTTATGAAATGGCTGATATATTTTTCATATATTTAATTTGCTTGATTACACCAATTGTAATAACAACTGTATACTACTCTGTTTTATTAAACTTTATGAATAATATTTTTGGATAG